The window ACCCCAaccttttgacccaaaaaaaaaaaaaaaaaaccccccaaCCTACAATATTCGATGCACAGTTGTATAGGAAACTTGAGCCTTTGCTTGTACTGTGTATACTTTTGATCTCGCAATGTTATCGTTGccgtaaaaaaaaattaatacaaattatagtttcgacaaaaaaaaaaaaagggactaaTGAGTAGATCCACCACTCTTTGTGGTGATATATTTAGCGAATACTAATAGGGAAGGTCACATGGGAGGGTATAGCGGGCAAGGTTGCATGTGGCGCTTGCAAAATATAGCCAAGACAGAAAACATCAAAGAGGGTTTCTTGGAGAAGCGTTTATTTGAGAAACGCACACCCAAGTGGGTTCTGCCGGCGGGGCTGCGGTTCGGGGCTTGGACTTTGGATGCGGTGCACGGTTGCTAGGGTGCACGACTTCCCTAACCCCATCTCACCGGGAGCCCATCGGTTCTCATTTCATTGTTGGAAGGAACCAACCATTTTCGAATTTCGTTAAAATGCGAAAAAAgtatttgtttgattatttttctttttttaaagaaaataaaatacttaTGTAGACTTGATATATGTGCAAATTCATTTGAATCTTGTGGGGTATATGCATGTGATATTATTTTGGGGGAGTGATCTCATTTTCTAAGTTAAGACATTATATTTCTTTAATACTGTATTTGATTTATCATGCTATTTTTCACGTCAAGTGACCTACTAAATTCTTGAAAGTGATCAAttcaatttgatccttttttttttaattatttgctcGGTAAAAGGACATAAACGTCATCATGCAAGTAAGCTGTGCAAAATATTTGGCGTGACATTTCCATCATTTCCTAGATGGAACGTAATATAGCGGGCTAATCCAAAGATAGTATATTGGTTTAAATGGAACTTATGAAAAGATAGTATGATTCAAATGATCCTTTGTGTTCTTAAATcttttgggaaaataatagaagtattttattatttggaaaaaaaaagtacaaaaaagATTGGTGATAACGTCTTTAAGGAAATATCATGTTGACAAACAAATAAAGAagtataaaaaagaaaaaaaaaattattagaaaaGGGAATACCGAATTTCTTTCTTAAGAAATTTTCTCTattctcaatttttttaatttttctttacctATTCGCCAATGCAATATTTccataaagtttttttttatcgcTTCTTTTATTGGTAGTTTTTGGTTCCTTTCCTTGAAAAATCCAATTGATATTTTTCTAAAAGATGTAGCAATGGAAGCTTAATTTAGTGTAATAATTTATCACtaacaaaatttttccaaaaaaagtgTACCAACAGTCACAAATAAATTATTTTCGTCTACAAAGTGAAAGAAATAGACCCACCGAATGTATTGTGCGACTCATGGTATAGCATGAATTCCCTCTCTTTCTAACCGAGCAAATAGATGGAATGGCCTAATTGATCATTTTTAGGGGTTTATTAGATTCATTGACACAAAAAAAAGACATGGTAGGCCATAGAAGATTTTGTAAAAGTTACTGGTAACGTTTTGAGATGATCAAAGTACAGTTGATTTATCATTCAAGCACCTATTTGGATAAGAACATTTCGTCCTCACTCGAGCAAAAAGCCCAGAAGTTATCCTTATGAAGGGAAGAGAACCAACATCTAGCCATAAGTTAACACTGTTGCTCTCATGTTCTTTGTCTTTCTCCTGCAGACACAAATGCTATTATAGTTTGGCATTATTGTCTTGAGATGGTTCCTTTTCACCAAATCTTTTGCCAGGAATTCAACATGCATCCCTGTCTGTTTAGCTATCCATTGTACcaaagtttgatttttttttttttttaaaaaaaaacccaagaaGCTTAGCCCGTCTAGACggttttgagattttttttttttaaattaatcacatatgtgaagtaaaaagataattaaaatttGTATCGATTGAATTGTTCATATGTGTTAGGGTAATTTGCGACTTCGCATCAGATAACgcaattacatcaaatttttcaaaaaattcggttgaaaaatgaaaatcgaatcTCTTCTTCGGAGCTAGGAAATCAGCCACACCTTGTAACTATGATCTTGGAGTGTAAAGGAATTAATAATTAGGTAGAGGACACATGTAGTCTTTGCCTAAGAATCTATCTCGTGCACATTCGCACATTCGTACGGGCCTCTCCGCCCATAATTCCCAATGTTCTTTacgatttttttttgaaatttttattttaaaaaatattgtagcgatttaatatatataaataaaaaaatagttaaaaaatatattcactaaaaatgtaaaaatttttcttagaAAACTACGATTCCAATGATACAGTACATTTTCAGTTTTTCAGTATCACTGCAACGTTTGATTTTCTTACGAGACGTCTTGTGATAATCCGTACTCCACCGCATGAAACCTTTCGCTCGCCGTGGGCTGTCATTGCCGAAAATTAAACATTGAGGACAGGAATGATCATCAGTGCAACCTCTATTTGAACAAATTGTAGATTGATTGCTTAACAATACtctctccgtcccactttgatagtcctgtattcctttttcatctgtcccaaattatagttcactttccaattaaagaatgtagttgtattttaatttttctaaaatacccttattcaatgtaagtagttgtaACTATAAACccaccccatttaatgagagttgattctttttttaccattaattcaagttcccataaaattgtaccatatttaatgtgagggtattttaggaaaatagcaatctaaatttacttttccaacaaagttaactactttttcttaaactgtgtgaaaaaagaaacgggactatcaaagtgggacggagggagtataattCACTCTAAATGTCATGAAAATCTAAAACACAAATTTCTGTGCCAAATGCATATGATGAAAATCATAACTAAGCTGTAATCCGatccttaattttatcaaatgcagcCTTGTTCGAATTATTAGTTTTTATAGAcaaattttaatttatgtttttcATCAATATATcttttaattagttttatattaaatcgttacagtacttttttaaacaaaactcttaaaaataataatctaaacaGCACCTAAAATTTGACCAATTATGGCCTTCAACCTTTCGAAGCCAAGCAATCGTTCGTGCCTGTCCCGTGGTTTGACTCGTAATAGTGATTGACCAACATCGGGGTCCAACAGAAGCAAGAAAGTAATCTATCATTGCCGAAAATGCGGTTAGTGCTAGACATGCCTCTAAGCACATATCCATGGCTTGCAATTACTGCTGTTAAGTGTACGAAGaaatttggttaattttttttttaataaatcttcTATTTACTATTGCTATTGAATATATAAcgattaatttaaatttaaatttaaatttcaaaatttatatATCTATCATGGGAGTATTCATCTACgataatatatataagattattTCTAATTCTTTACgtcaaaatttaaaagaaagaaatgagtTAGAACTTTTTGGGGAATATAAAGCACtgatgccaaatttccaaattcTCTTAAAGTAGATTACTGCAAATAAAAAAAGGTTTCAATCGTAAAATACATTTTAATACCATCAAAAAGGATGAAAACATCAACTTAAACGTAGCAAAAATTTGGTTtattttatggattaatctttttaATACTGAGAGGACAATtacataaaatttaaatttgaaattcaacttttacttaTATGTCATGAATTTAATACCGATAATATATATACTAGCAGTATATATCTTATTTTATTCATCTATTCTGTTAGTTTGAGATCATACTTATTTTCCTTTTGTCGAATGTGAACATGAAATTCTATCCAGTCTTAAGTTGACCTGATAGGGACAGGTGCTATTGTCCTGTGACTCCTGTTAAGGTTCATTATAGTAGCTTTGTTATCAAGTTGGAACTTGGAAGGTTGATGAACATCCTGGTCAAAGCTTctttaaaaaagtaaataaacaaagCATGACGAATGGATGCCAGACCTCCAAATCTTCCAAGTTCCACCTATTACATGGTTATGTGTAATCTTTTCAAGCCTTGTACCCTTTTGATGATGAGGCAAATCCAAGGTGTAGACAGCCGATTTTGttcccaaatttttttcttgtgcCTATTTGGTACTTGATCTTATTTTACAGTTCCAATTAAGAACCTCTGCAGTGCAGTGGTACTATTACCTAAAATTGATCTGGCTCCTAATTGTCTAACTAAATAGAGATATTACGAGAATGTCACTTACGAGActgtaataaaataaataaattatataaaaatcaCCATATAAAACTTTTTAAATTGTGTAAAAAAAATCCCTAGGTAAAACTTTTTTAAagtttaattttgtgatttcatatgatttacttgatttattataaTCTTGTGAGTGACgtttccaaaatacccctgtTTAGTTGATCAATTAGGAGTCAGATCGATTTTAGGTGGTAGTGGCGCCACGAACGTTCTTAATTGAAACCGCAAAATAAGTTTACGTATCAAATTGAATAGGAATAAAAGTTAATAACCACTAGTGAAAAAATTTTATGGatatgaatgaaattgaccatttttcCCATGTCCAATAGCCTACCACTTTTTTACCTGATTATGCACTCTGATGCACAAGCTTCATCAACCACCAAGAGTTTTGCACCTAACTTATAGACTttttaattgtaaaaaaaaaaaaaaaacgaatttAGAATCTACCTTTTCATAAACAACTACATGTTCATGCActtaatttctttcaattagcaACCATAATCATGGCAACAACACACGGTGTACAGGTCAGCAGacaaaattttcaagaggaGACAGGTATCGACTATGGATCGTCCTTTAAATCAACAATGCAGCTGTAATTTTGCTGTCACGAGTAGCTTCCGAACTGGTTCTTAGTTCTTATTTCTTGATCGGCAACTAACTCATCATATGAATCTTGTGACATTTGCCAATGCCAGATCTCTTCTGATATAAGACAAGTAAAAGGGcgattttgatattaatttatacattccCCTTTTTCTTCCTAGTTACATATTTTTGGCTGCGGTGAAGACACTTTCCCCATTTGACAAATTGGGATCGCATCTGATCAGTTTCTTTGTTTTATCCTCCAGATCACCAGAACTTTTTTTGGGTTACATTTGAGGAGAATAGCTAAGTCACAGtggaatttattacttttgGCCTGTTTGacaagtgagttttttttttttgtgtttgtctaaaattttactgtagaaattttaaaaaaaatttttgaagtgtgttttttttaatattttgaaatgtatagtttaaaaactttgaaattttttttaaagttactgtagttaaagtttttaaaaaacttatagcagacaaacttgacaaaaaacttgTCTTCCAAACAAGtttgttttattaattttatatattatatcatGATTGGATGGATACCAcgtatacaaaatttgaattgtaCAAAGGATCAATCTTTATTTTATACTCCATAGTCCATATTATAAGGTTTATTCTTTTGATTGTTTTATACACCATATTGCAATATTATTTTGGACCCACAGTCAATATGGGACTGTTTACATGCTTAAATGAATATTCGGACACAAATAATATAGAAACAAAATTAACAAATGTAGACTCTAAAACACCAACATGCAAAAGTATAAAGATTTTTGTTCCCTTAAATTTTGTATTCACAATTTAATCTTGTTTCCCTCCAATTAAAAATCAACCTGTCCTCATCATCAATTGTACTCTGCAATCACCGTTTTGATTCCACAATCACCATGAATTGCAGCATTTCATCCACACTTGCATGATTTTCTAAAATCTCTAGCCTTAGACCATAATAATTCACATAATAATTCAAATTTCCGTATATTATTCATTTTAAAATCACAGCCTTTAATGCTACAAGGTATCTATAATTATTGTACGTTTTGGACTGTGTTCACCCGTATTTTATTATACGCCCGAACCTTCTGCTTGCTTGCCTAACAACTCAGGCACCAAATTGCTCTCTCCGCTTTGTCTATTATAGTAACCAGATTGCCGCAAGAGGTGAAGGAGCATGCATGTTCTCCCTCCCTCGGGCTTTGAGCTTTTAACTTGAAATATAGTCAACCTAAGCTCATTCCAATCAATATACAACTGCCTCCTGAGTTCTTGAACTGCGTGAGTTTCTCCTGTTAGATTACATAGTACCATTAATACTCCTTAGATTCTGTAGTTAGTGAAAAGGGTCCATTAGGCAATATTTATGGTCTCCTCCCCTGCTACTTCCTTGTAGTAAAAGGTTGTGGATCGGAGTGACTTGTACAATGTACAAATCTCAAGACTGAATTGTTTTTGAGGTCAGCCAATTTCTTGCTTAACAAAGCTGAGTTGCAGGGGTCggtttcttcttttgattgacTTTACAATTTGAGGGAAATGGCCCCAAGCTCTGTGGTGGTCAATATTGAGAAGCCTGGTGGAAATAATGGAATAGCTCTGGTAGAAATCAATGATCCCAATTCACCTTTATTGCAGGACAAGCAGAAAGTGGCAGGTCCTAAGCAGTTTACATGGGTTCTTTTTCTCAAAGCACAGAGAGCTCTGGGATGTATTCCATGGTTAGTTACAGGTTTGTTGGCAATGTTTGTTTCAGTCAAGAAACGCATTGCGCATTCAGATGCAACAGATGAAGATTACAAGTATAGAGGGAGGTTGTATAAGTTTTTGAAGGCCTTCCTTGCTATTTCAGTGGTGGCTTTGGTCATTGAGATTATAGCTTATTTTCAGAAATGGAATTTGAGTATGATTCGTCCTTGGGAGGTTCATGGTGCTGTGCAATGGTGTTATATGGCCTGGCTGACCTTAAGAGTTGATTATGCTGCTCCCTTCCTGGTAATGCTTTCCAAGTTCTGCATTGTACTTTTCATGATTCAGTCTTTGGATCGACTGGTGCTTTGCCTTGGATGGTTCTGGATTAAGTTCAAGAAGCTGATGCCAGTGGTAGAAGGAGAAGCATATGACATCGAGGATGCCTCAAGTTTCCCTATGGTTCTTGTACAGATTCCCATGTGCAATGAGAAAGAGGTAAAAAAGAACAAAGCCCAGATTTCCtccttttcacttttgtttGTTTGCTAGTTTGGAAGTGCTTTTTTCATCTCTCTCTTATGTGGATCAGATTCTTGATCCAGAAATAGTTAGAACGGAATATACTGAAAAAAGGAACTTTTCAAATTTGGATGCCCTTGTTTGTCTGTACACAAGGGATCAAATTTCCAACTGTTGCTTCTTCAAGACTTCCAATTTGCCGAAAGCTGGATGACCATCATTTCAACAGAATCCTtactttttacaaaattctactGTTTGATCTCCAATTGAAGTCATTTTGTTGTGAGACACTTTTTGCTTATTGACAATAATTTGCTGTCACTTTCTTTGTATTCAAGGTCTACGAACAATCAATTGCAGCTGTCTGCCAGCTAGATTGGCCAAAGGATCGACTTTTGGTTCAAGTCTTGGATGATTCTGATGATGAAATTGCACAGGCATTGATAAGAACCGAAGTGCTGTCGTGGAAAGAGAAAGGCGTTAACATAGTGTACAGGCATCGGTTCATTAGAACAGGTTACAAAGCTGGAAATCTCAAATCAGCAATGGCCTGTGACTATGTCAAAGACTTCGAGTTTGTTGCCATATTTGATGCTGATTTTCAACCAAATCCTGACTTCCTAAAGCAGACAATTCCTCATTTCAAGGTAACAAAAAAAAGAACTCCACATCAGGAATACGCTTCTTTTCTGCTCCCTCTAAAGTAACTTACGCAATCTCTTAGGGAAAACCAGAAGTAGGGCTAGTCCAGGCTCGATGGTCCTTCGTCAACAAGGATGAGAATCTACTAACTAGACTCCAGAATATAAACTTATGCTTCCATTTTGCGGTGGAGCAACAAGTAAATGGTGTGTTTCTGAACTTCTTCGGATTCAATGGCACGGCTGGTGTCTGGAGGATCAAGGCCTTGGAAGACTCTGGAGGGTGGCTCGATAGGACAACAGTGGAGGACATGGATATTGCAGTCCGGGCTCACTTGCAAGGCTGGAAATTCATATACCTTGATGATGTTAGGGTGCTCTGCGAGCTGCCTGAATCTTATGAAGCCTACAGAAAGCAACAGCATCGTTGGCATTCTGGCCCTATGCAGCTCTTTAGATTGTGCCTACCTGCCATCATAACTTCCAACGTACATTTCTTGATTTCATATTTTAATCACTGAAATTTGCATCACTTTCTGAAATTGTGGAATGAAAAGTACTTAACAAATTGTTCTGCATTACCCTGCAGATATCAATCTGGAAGAAAGCCAACATgattttcctcttctttctcCTGAGGAAATTGATACTTCCTTTCTACTCATTCACGTTATTCTGCATCATACTTCCATTAACTATGTTCATACCAGAGGCTGAGTTACCTGCTTGGGTTATATGCTACGTCCCCATCGTTCTGTCTATATTGAATATCCTTCCAGCACCAAAGTCTTTCCCATTTTTGATGCCTTACCTGCTGTTCGAGAACACAATGTCCGTGACAAAATTTAATGCAATGATCTCCGGCCTATTTCAGCTGGGAAGTGCCTATGAATGGGTAGTCACCAAGAAGACAGGCCGAGCATCGGAATCAGATTTATTAGCCCTTGCTGAGAGAGGAGCGAAATCTTTTAACGAAGAAAAGATTCAGAGGAGGCTTTCGGAATCAGGACTCGAAATGCTCGGAAAGCTAAAGGAGCAAGGGGAGAAGCCAGTGATGAAGAGCAAGAGGAACAGAATCTACAGGAAGGAACTTGCCCTTGCTTTTCTTTTACTCACAGCATCAGCAAGAAGCCTGCTGTCAGCACATGGAATTCATTTCTATTACTTGCTGTTTCAGGGCTTATCCTTCCTGGTGGTTGGCCTGGATTTAATCGGAGAGCAGGTAAGCTAAGGAGTTATGAGTAATACATAAAACAATTTTGTGTGTTTTCTTGAGCAATCAGGATTGATTTGCAGATGAAAAAGGTCAAATTTCCAGTTCTTGAGCATTATCTAGATTGCCATGAACTGGGATATCCTAGCATACTATATAATCTACTGTCCAGAATCCAGAGGTAGTATAGTACAAATTTCATACTTTAATTGTAAAATTACGAGGAGGAAACAATCATGTACTCAGCACAAATGTATCATTCTATATAAATTTTATCAGCTCAAGTGGGGCTAGTTTCATTGCCCCTTCAATGCAGAAAGGCGCCTATACAGATTTACTGCACATTTAAGATTACTTATATAAGTTTGATCTCAATACAAGACAAGGATCCAAGTAATGAAAGTATACTTCGTCACTTCagcaaaaaacaaaatgaagaacagATTCAAAGTGGGGAATTGCAAAACAGATTCAGGATCTCTACAATTGCCAGTGGCAATTTCACGTGCAATGTCTGACATTAATACAAGAAATACAGACACTAAAATAACAAACGCAATAGCAAATGTATTATGGGCTCAGGCCTATGCTTACGCATACGTATTGTAGGATTAATTTGGACAGATCACTTTAAAATGAGTTTAGATCGATTCCATCCATTACTTAAATTATCCATGAAATTTTTTGGGTTCTTATTACTAGATTCATATTTTTCCCATATTCTTTTTTTCGTCActtcttcttttatttgttttctatatatactttttaatatttttggttTATTAAATTCGTGTTTTTCTTTGTCTTACcacaaatttatatatattttcctGAATCCTTTTTTATCTCAattcttcttttatttgttttctatGTATACCTTTTAGCATCTTTGATTTCGAATGTTGCTAAAGGTGGACCTGCACTGCAAATGCCATGGGATTGCTGTTGTCAAAAGCTCATCAACTTGTTcatcaaaacacataaaataTGACAATATTCAATTCTGATGCTAGAGACATCcgtgtttttagtttttactACAGGTGTAGTCAGTTTTGCTTAATAGAGGGTAGTTTCATTCATTTCTCATACAAAATATTACAGTAGCAATTCTGAGGATTCAATTGAAAAAGTAAGTACTTGTAATATTAATATGATAGACCAAGAAGCGGTCCAACTTTGAGTAATGGTTTGTGTAGGATAACTAATTTTGTTGTCACTTTTCGGTGGGCTTAGGGAAAAATTGCCTTCAAAAGTTTTTTAGATTAGGCAAAATTAGTACggattaatctttcttataCTGTCTGTCAGTATACATGCTAACGAGATTAAATGAATGTCACATcatctgaatttgaatttaaacatcaaattttgtatatgtgaCACGAATTTAGATCCGTTAATGTATACACGATCAGTGTGTAAAAGATTTACCCAATTAGTATAAGGCAATGTGCATCTTAATTTGTTGGCAGTCGTTACacctaatttattatctaactGCAGATACAAAACATTTATTATTTCCCTTGCATTGAGAATCCTATCAATTTAActttaactttccaaaaaaaaaaaaagaagcaaaaactaAGGCTCGAAATCATCCTAACGAGTGTCCATACTCTAAGATCACTATATTAAGCATTGTTGAAAAATTATTTAATGATTGTCACTTAAAGTAAAAATATATCGCACTTACACATTCTATGCTGCTTTGCCATATGCCCACCACAGCCACCGCCACCGCCACCCAAAAAAAggcataaaaaaggaaaaaggaaagaaagggaaaaaaacacttatatagagcaaagaaacttcaacctGTCTTCTCCAAGCAAACACCATGGTCACATAATATCATGCAGATTTGCATTAAAGATTAGGCAATGCCCATGTTAACATAATCACGCAAAAATCCTCTGAAAATTGTAGATCATATCAGATTCTTTCAACCAGACAAGTTGATGCTAATTCCAAAGATGGACAAGGCAATGAACATCTTTAATTCTCAAGCAGATATACAAAGCTCATCACACTGAGTATGCATATATTCACATATGTGGGCACTTCCTAGGGTATATATTTCTAATTACAGTAGTATGTGTCCTGGTATGTACTCAAATAGGGTCAGCTCTGTTTTTGCAAACTTTGGGTATGGGCGGATTTAAACAACTCCTGCCACTTTTCTCTATCGCTTCCCGGTCCTTCGCCCTATAAATTTAATTTAGATTGAGTTAAAGTGcatcaaacatttcatcaaagcAATGGTATTGCAAATACAAATAGTACAGGCATTCAAGATTCTAAAGAAAGCAAGCTTAAGAAGTAATAATGATCTTAGCATgaaaaaataactcaaaatgtTGCATACCTTGATttaacaaatgcacaaaaaagcATATAAATAAATCCTATGCTAGTACGGTCATCAAGTCCAATGTGACAAGCAGAGAGTTTTGAACACATTAAGCATATTGCTAGCATAAAGATAGTGGTAATAGAGATATGACCTCAGTATCAATTTCTAACTTGCTAATAGTACCATGTCAAACTCGCATGTGACTTCCAATTCATTTACAATTAAAACTTTAGTTTGTGTATTTTCCCACATAACATGATTTTATACAAATTTAGAACTTTTTCTTTAGCAAAAGGATTCACAATGATGACATTCATTAACAGACCAATGATTGGAGTTGAATACTGCAATCTGTGGTTTTACGTTGTAGATCAGCAGGTTTCCGCCACAGAACCACTTGGTTATTTCGCAGTTGCACATAGACTGGCTAGAACTGTTATTTGCAAAGTGCTATAACAAAAGTTTATACATTACGGCAAGCAAATCATACATACTGTATTTCTTTCAAATACCTCCTGCTCCAACCTTCATTTACATACATTAATCCAGGAAAGAACCATATCCCATTCTCCTCTGGTGGCATTATAGTCGGTTTAACTCAATTTTCTTTCAAGTACAATAAATGTTCATCATAACTTTCTATTTGTATCTCCATGACTTGTGTATATCATAATATTGACTGAGAATTTGGTTATACATATTTGAAAGTACTTAACAGTAATCCCACATCGAGGAATGCCATAATGCCATACAGATTCTTTAGCGGTTGACAATAGTAAGTGAGTACTTGAAACTATAGGTCCTTAGCTTAAACTAAGACAGCAATTCTTCAACATCATCATTGTGATTCTTATTTCGACTTTGGTAGATAGACATGCCTCACTACTGAAGGTTGTTGGAAACTCGAGAAGAGTAAATCTCAAGAAGCACTTACCAACACTTCTAGTTTCAAAGCCTAACTATCCAGTAAAATCAAATTGCAATTTGGTTCAGCTGTAATGTCTATATCTGTCCAAATAACAAGTACAActcaagaagtgctaccaataTGCAACTTCAGATACCAAGTTTAATATATGGGATAGTTTGCTATATATTAGTAATATACCATACACAAAATGTCCAAGAAAAAAAGATTCAAAGATATACTTTATCATGGTTAGCCAGTATGCTACCCGTTTTGTTCTCATTCCAAAGAACATGAATCAAATATGTTTGGTAATTTCCAGATAACATCATACATATATTAAGAATTTGAAAGTAATTCAATCACTAATTACATGCTTAGCATCTGAAAGGAGTTACCTTGATTGAATTGATTTCATATATTTGACCTTCTGTTAAATCTATGTCCAATGCCTGTAAACAAGCTTCAGCAACCACAAGCCTGCTGACCTCCCCAACAAGTTTATCACCTtgaatccatttttttttcaaaaaaaacaaatggaaaCATGAGATCAATAGAGCTTTGCTCAAGCATTAAGACAAGCACCATCATGGGTGCACTGAAGCATGTAAGCATCATAGATGAACTACGTCAGACAGAAACAGGGAAAAATGGACATGACAGCAATGTTATCTTCTGAGATTGATAGAAATCATGCATAAGGTAGAATCCCCTATGTGACTGATGGTGTGTTGCAGATAACAACCAATGGAACAGCTTTCTATGGTGAATTCAAAATTATGTA is drawn from Coffea arabica cultivar ET-39 chromosome 1c, Coffea Arabica ET-39 HiFi, whole genome shotgun sequence and contains these coding sequences:
- the LOC113724123 gene encoding xyloglucan glycosyltransferase 4-like isoform X1 gives rise to the protein MAPSSVVVNIEKPGGNNGIALVEINDPNSPLLQDKQKVAGPKQFTWVLFLKAQRALGCIPWLVTGLLAMFVSVKKRIAHSDATDEDYKYRGRLYKFLKAFLAISVVALVIEIIAYFQKWNLSMIRPWEVHGAVQWCYMAWLTLRVDYAAPFLVMLSKFCIVLFMIQSLDRLVLCLGWFWIKFKKLMPVVEGEAYDIEDASSFPMVLVQIPMCNEKEVYEQSIAAVCQLDWPKDRLLVQVLDDSDDEIAQALIRTEVLSWKEKGVNIVYRHRFIRTGYKAGNLKSAMACDYVKDFEFVAIFDADFQPNPDFLKQTIPHFKGKPEVGLVQARWSFVNKDENLLTRLQNINLCFHFAVEQQVNGVFLNFFGFNGTAGVWRIKALEDSGGWLDRTTVEDMDIAVRAHLQGWKFIYLDDVRVLCELPESYEAYRKQQHRWHSGPMQLFRLCLPAIITSNISIWKKANMIFLFFLLRKLILPFYSFTLFCIILPLTMFIPEAELPAWVICYVPIVLSILNILPAPKSFPFLMPYLLFENTMSVTKFNAMISGLFQLGSAYEWVVTKKTGRASESDLLALAERGAKSFNEEKIQRRLSESGLEMLGKLKEQGEKPVMKSKRNRIYRKELALAFLLLTASARSLLSAHGIHFYYLLFQGLSFLVVGLDLIGEQVS
- the LOC113724123 gene encoding xyloglucan glycosyltransferase 4-like isoform X2, which codes for MAPSSVVVNIEKPGGNNGIALVEINDPNSPLLQDKQKVAGPKQFTWVLFLKAQRALGCIPWLVTGLLAMFVSVKKRIAHSDATDEDYKYRGRLYKFLKAFLAISVVALVIEIIAYFQKWNLSMIRPWEVHGAVQWCYMAWLTLRVDYAAPFLVMLSKFCIVLFMIQSLDRLVLCLGWFWIKFKKLMPVVEGEAYDIEDASSFPMVLVQIPMCNEKEVYEQSIAAVCQLDWPKDRLLVQVLDDSDDEIAQALIRTEVLSWKEKGVNIVYRHRFIRTGYKAGNLKSAMACDYVKDFEFVAIFDADFQPNPDFLKQTIPHFKGKPEVGLVQARWSFVNKDENLLTRLQNINLCFHFAVEQQVNGVFLNFFGFNGTAGVWRIKALEDSGGWLDRTTVEDMDIAVRAHLQGWKFIYLDDVRVLCELPESYEAYRKQQHRWHSGPMQLFRLCLPAIITSNLGSAYEWVVTKKTGRASESDLLALAERGAKSFNEEKIQRRLSESGLEMLGKLKEQGEKPVMKSKRNRIYRKELALAFLLLTASARSLLSAHGIHFYYLLFQGLSFLVVGLDLIGEQVS